A single Gemmatimonadales bacterium DNA region contains:
- a CDS encoding patatin-like phospholipase family protein gives MTAAGWRFALVLGGGGTKGLAHVGVLRALAEREWTPDVVVGNSIGALVGAAWASDFTVAELEAVALSMQRRDVFAIARSEMAARRLRAPGIYKGEPLEDLVRGILGDATFDELPRRLIVASVDVNSGTALYWGLPGLRDVSVADAVFASCALPGFFPPREIHDRFLVDGALVDNLPVAVAAAQDVEGIVAVDVGSSGVLRAEVQESGFASVVARGSEIVFHHMLELRLAHWTSPPMLLVQPRVEHVPMFSFAHNRELIDEGHRATAAALDQAEAVRRATGGIFPRRLVEVAVDRERCIGCGACVALGPPGTFRMDASGKAVGPSAPQEWSPISGGVVCHCPTYAITAHPMREAAGGPTGGGSTGTARARA, from the coding sequence ATGACGGCGGCCGGCTGGCGCTTCGCGCTCGTCCTGGGCGGCGGCGGGACCAAGGGACTCGCCCACGTCGGCGTGCTCCGGGCGCTCGCCGAGCGGGAGTGGACGCCCGACGTGGTGGTCGGCAACAGCATCGGGGCGCTGGTCGGCGCGGCGTGGGCCTCCGACTTCACCGTCGCCGAGCTCGAGGCGGTCGCCCTCAGCATGCAGCGCCGCGACGTGTTCGCCATCGCGCGCAGCGAGATGGCGGCGCGGCGCCTCCGGGCGCCCGGCATCTACAAGGGCGAGCCGCTCGAGGACCTGGTGCGCGGCATCCTCGGCGACGCGACGTTCGACGAGCTGCCCCGGCGCCTGATCGTCGCCTCGGTGGACGTGAACAGCGGCACGGCGCTGTACTGGGGGCTGCCCGGCCTCCGCGACGTCTCCGTGGCGGACGCGGTGTTCGCCTCGTGCGCACTGCCCGGCTTCTTCCCGCCCCGCGAGATCCACGACCGTTTCCTGGTGGACGGCGCGCTGGTGGACAACCTGCCGGTCGCGGTCGCGGCCGCGCAGGACGTGGAGGGCATCGTCGCGGTGGACGTGGGCTCCTCGGGCGTGCTGCGCGCCGAGGTGCAGGAGTCCGGCTTCGCCTCGGTGGTGGCCCGCGGCTCCGAGATCGTCTTCCACCACATGCTGGAGCTGCGGCTGGCCCACTGGACCAGCCCCCCGATGCTGCTCGTGCAGCCGCGGGTCGAGCACGTCCCGATGTTCTCGTTCGCCCACAACCGCGAGCTGATCGACGAGGGGCATCGCGCCACCGCCGCCGCCCTCGACCAGGCCGAGGCGGTGCGCCGCGCCACGGGCGGCATCTTCCCCAGGCGGCTGGTGGAGGTCGCGGTCGATCGCGAGCGCTGCATCGGGTGCGGGGCGTGCGTGGCGCTCGGACCTCCGGGGACCTTCCGCATGGACGCGAGCGGGAAGGCCGTCGGCCCGTCGGCCCCGCAGGAGTGGTCGCCCATCAGCGGCGGCGTCGTCTGCCACTGCCCGACCTACGCCATCACGGCCCACCCGATGCGGGAGGCGGCTGGCGGTCCCACAGGCGGTGGGTCCACAGGTACTGCTCGGGCGCGAGCCTGA
- a CDS encoding glycosyltransferase family 4 protein — protein sequence MNPVRPSWTDRAPGVDPRRGAAGAEALTILHLTHQGDGAGSTISIAALAAAQRDAGHRVIVGCRPESLLAATAHDTGLEVVPLAFERPARLALEIAGVARQAAADVVNSHAARDRAACRLARLAGRLPAACVMTRRQMPRSLPLSVMLNGFVADRTIAVSRAVARALVRRGAPPWRVSVVPNGVDLARIDRDVPGGAIETARVLAGWRPWRPTVGVVARRKDHAVLLRALPALERPITLTLVGVAPDPEILALAAAAPQHEVRCVPFRPDVLAFYRLFDVVVLPSRREGLSQALLEAMALGLPVVASRAGGNVDLVSHGEDGWLVPSRDSLAFAGALSRLLGDAGLRARLGARARQTARGRYALARTAAATEAAYRVALAQRR from the coding sequence GGGGCCGGCTCGACCATCTCGATCGCGGCGCTGGCCGCCGCTCAGCGGGACGCGGGGCACCGGGTGATCGTGGGCTGCCGGCCCGAGAGCCTGCTGGCGGCGACCGCGCACGACACGGGGCTCGAGGTGGTGCCGCTGGCCTTCGAGCGTCCGGCGCGGTTGGCACTCGAGATCGCCGGCGTGGCGCGGCAGGCCGCTGCGGACGTGGTGAACTCCCACGCGGCGCGCGATCGCGCCGCCTGCCGCCTGGCGCGGCTCGCGGGCCGCCTGCCGGCCGCGTGCGTGATGACCCGGCGCCAGATGCCGCGGTCACTCCCGCTGTCCGTGATGCTCAACGGCTTCGTCGCCGACCGCACCATCGCGGTGAGCCGCGCCGTGGCGCGCGCACTGGTCCGGCGGGGCGCGCCGCCGTGGCGGGTGAGCGTGGTGCCCAACGGCGTGGACCTCGCGCGGATCGACCGTGACGTGCCCGGCGGCGCGATCGAAACCGCGCGCGTGCTGGCGGGATGGCGTCCGTGGCGGCCCACCGTCGGCGTGGTGGCGCGGCGCAAGGACCACGCGGTGCTGCTGCGGGCGCTGCCCGCGCTCGAGCGGCCGATCACCCTGACGCTGGTGGGCGTGGCGCCGGACCCGGAGATCCTGGCCCTCGCCGCGGCCGCACCGCAGCACGAGGTGCGCTGCGTGCCGTTCCGTCCCGACGTCCTCGCCTTCTACCGGCTGTTCGACGTCGTGGTCCTTCCCTCGCGCCGCGAAGGCCTGTCGCAGGCGCTGCTGGAGGCGATGGCCCTGGGGTTGCCGGTGGTGGCGTCGCGGGCCGGCGGCAACGTCGACCTCGTCAGCCACGGGGAGGACGGGTGGCTGGTGCCGTCGCGCGACAGCCTGGCCTTCGCCGGCGCCCTGTCGCGCCTGCTCGGCGACGCCGGGCTGCGCGCGCGCCTTGGCGCCCGCGCCCGCCAGACAGCCCGGGGGCGGTACGCGCTGGCGCGGACCGCCGCCGCGACCGAGGCGGCCTACCGGGTCGCGCTGGCGCAGCGGCGATGA
- a CDS encoding lysophospholipid acyltransferase family protein, with protein sequence MRRRSDFPAYLLMRAALGLVGPLPRAAALATGAALGRLARTPLGLRREVADRNIAAAFPALSAAERETMARRMYAHFGRVAMDSLRLTAGGARAVVPLMQSFEGEDVLRSAIARGRGLIMLTGHLGNWEAGAACVAAKGLPFAAVVKPPSNPWVAAYVERSRRRAGVEPIPMPEARSAVLGALAAGKVVGLVADQGAMRSPVWVPFFGKPTQTPVGPGLFAARSGAPVMFGSTTAVPGGGYRTVVEMLDERPGGDVEEMVVRIATMFRRRLEAAVRLAPEQYLWTHRLWDRQPPPASGGP encoded by the coding sequence ATGAGGCGGCGCAGCGACTTTCCGGCCTACCTGCTGATGCGCGCGGCGCTCGGGCTCGTCGGTCCGCTGCCGCGGGCCGCCGCGCTCGCGACCGGTGCCGCGCTCGGCCGGCTGGCCCGCACCCCGCTGGGTCTGAGGCGGGAGGTCGCCGACCGCAACATCGCCGCGGCCTTCCCGGCGCTGTCGGCGGCCGAGCGGGAGACCATGGCGCGCCGGATGTACGCGCACTTCGGGCGGGTGGCCATGGACTCGCTGCGGCTCACGGCCGGCGGCGCGCGCGCCGTCGTGCCCCTGATGCAGAGCTTCGAGGGCGAGGACGTGCTGCGGTCGGCGATCGCCCGCGGTCGCGGGCTCATCATGCTCACCGGCCATCTCGGCAACTGGGAGGCGGGCGCCGCCTGCGTCGCGGCCAAGGGGTTGCCGTTCGCCGCGGTGGTCAAGCCGCCGTCGAATCCCTGGGTGGCCGCGTACGTCGAGCGGTCGCGGCGCCGCGCCGGGGTCGAGCCGATCCCGATGCCCGAGGCGCGATCCGCGGTCCTGGGGGCGCTCGCGGCGGGGAAGGTGGTCGGCCTGGTCGCCGACCAGGGCGCGATGCGCAGCCCGGTCTGGGTCCCGTTCTTCGGCAAGCCCACGCAGACGCCGGTGGGCCCCGGCCTGTTCGCGGCCAGGAGCGGCGCGCCGGTGATGTTCGGAAGCACGACGGCGGTGCCGGGCGGCGGCTACCGCACCGTGGTCGAGATGCTCGACGAGCGTCCGGGGGGAGACGTGGAGGAGATGGTGGTCCGGATCGCGACGATGTTCCGCCGGCGACTCGAGGCGGCCGTCAGGCTCGCGCCCGAGCAGTACCTGTGGACCCACCGCCTGTGGGACCGCCAGCCGCCTCCCGCATCGGGTGGGCCGTGA